A part of Curtobacterium sp. MCLR17_036 genomic DNA contains:
- a CDS encoding VIT1/CCC1 transporter family protein, with amino-acid sequence MGGVSLQDDTVTAPTAADVRRWRRYLADERAEAAVYRNLAARRSGEERDILAALAEAEGRHEQHWVELLGEDVGRPQRGSLRTRVLASLAKRFGSVFVLALMQRAEDRSPYADDADATAQMAADERIHGEVVRGLANRGRMRLSGTFRAAVFGANDGLVSNLALIIGISASGADRHFVLLSGIAGLLAGALSMGAGEYVSVRSQRELLDASAPHPEAGRAVADLDVDANELALVYRARGMSEADATEHAAQVLSGIGERSPATGGIVTTADHEAVGTGLSAAVSSFCFFASGAVIPVLPFLFGMQGWAAIAVAGALVGLALLGTGAVVGVLSGASPGRRALRQLAIGFGAAVVTYALGLLFGTGNA; translated from the coding sequence ATGGGCGGGGTGAGCCTCCAGGACGACACCGTCACCGCACCCACCGCAGCCGACGTCCGCCGGTGGCGTCGGTACCTGGCGGACGAGCGCGCCGAAGCCGCCGTCTACCGCAACCTCGCCGCGCGCCGTTCCGGCGAGGAACGCGACATCCTCGCTGCGCTGGCCGAGGCCGAGGGCCGGCACGAGCAGCACTGGGTCGAGCTGCTCGGCGAGGACGTCGGCCGCCCGCAGCGGGGCAGCCTGCGCACCCGGGTCCTGGCGTCGCTCGCGAAGCGGTTCGGCTCGGTGTTCGTCCTCGCGCTCATGCAGCGGGCGGAGGACCGCTCGCCCTACGCCGACGACGCGGACGCGACCGCGCAGATGGCGGCCGACGAGCGCATCCACGGCGAGGTCGTCCGCGGGCTGGCGAACCGGGGCCGCATGCGCCTGTCGGGGACGTTCCGCGCGGCGGTGTTCGGCGCGAACGACGGCCTCGTGTCGAACCTGGCACTCATCATCGGGATCAGCGCCTCGGGTGCCGACCGGCACTTCGTCCTGCTGAGCGGCATCGCCGGTCTGCTCGCCGGTGCCTTGTCGATGGGGGCGGGGGAGTACGTGTCGGTGCGGTCGCAGCGCGAACTCCTCGACGCGTCCGCACCGCACCCCGAGGCGGGCCGCGCGGTCGCCGACCTGGACGTCGACGCGAACGAGCTCGCCCTCGTCTACCGGGCGCGCGGCATGTCGGAAGCCGACGCGACCGAGCACGCCGCGCAGGTGCTCTCCGGCATCGGCGAGCGGTCCCCGGCCACCGGCGGGATCGTGACCACCGCCGACCACGAGGCCGTCGGTACCGGGCTCAGTGCCGCGGTGTCGAGCTTCTGCTTCTTCGCCTCCGGGGCGGTCATCCCCGTGCTGCCGTTCCTGTTCGGCATGCAGGGCTGGGCGGCGATCGCCGTCGCCGGTGCGCTCGTCGGGCTCGCCCTGCTCGGGACGGGCGCGGTCGTCGGTGTGCTCAGCGGGGCCTCGCCGGGTCGCCGCGCACTGCGCCAGCTCGCGATCGGGTTCGGAGCCGCGGTGGTGACCTACGCGCTCGGGCTGCTGTTCGGGACGGGCAACGCCTGA